The genomic interval GCCAGATCGCGCGCCAGCACGCGCACGCTGCCGTCCTCGATGCCGCGCAGCAGCTGCAGCCAGCCGTCGCTGTCCATCGCCTCGTGCAGGCAATCGTGCAACGTCTGCGCAACCAGCGGGTGCTCGGGGATCTCGCGCTCGCCGACCAGGTTCTCGGCGCAGGCGACCTGGTCCGGGAACACGGTGGCCAGCAGGTCTTCCGACTTCATCCGCTGCAGCTGCGGGGCGACCTTGCGCCCGCCGGTGAAGCGCGGCAGGGCCAGCGCGTTGGTGGCGTTCCAGCGCCAGCGCACGCCGAACAGCGGCGCGTCCAGCAAGGCCTGCACCAGCACGTCCAGCGCCGAGGACGCATGCAGGTAACGCGCGACCTCGTCCAACGCGAAGCTGTGCCGGGTCGACAGCGACAGCACGATCGCGTCCTCGGTGGCCGCGGCCTGCAGTTCGAAATTGAAGGTGCGGCAGAAGCGCTTGCGCAGGGCCAGGCCCCAGGCGCGATTGATGCGGCTGCCGTACACGCTGTGGATCACCAGTTGGGTGCCGCCACTGTCGTCGAAGAAGCGCTCCAGCACGATGCAGCGCTGCGTGGGCAGCGCGCCCAACGCGGTACGTGCGCGGCCCAGGTAGTCCACCAGTTGCTGCGCAGCGGCGGCGTCCAGCGCCTGTTCCTCCTGCAGCCAGGCCAGCGCCTGCGCCGCACCGCCCTGCTCCAGGCAGCGCTCCAGCTCCGCGCGCAGCCGCGACACGCCGGCCGAGAGTTCATCGCTGCGCCCAGGCGCCTCGCCGAGCCAGAACGGGATGTTCGGCGGCGCACCACGCGCGTCCTCCACCCGCACCCTGCCCGGCTCCACGCGCAGGATGCGATAGCTGGCATTGCCGAGCTGGAATACGTCGCCGCTGAGGCTCTCCACCGCGAAGTCTTCGTTGACCGTGCCGATGGTCTCCGCCTGCGGCTCCAGCAACACGCTGTAGTCGCCGGTCTCGGGAATGGTGCCGCCGGAGGTCAGCGCCGCCATGCGCGCGCCGCGGCGCTCGCGCACGCGGCGATGCACCGCGTCGCGATGCAGATAGCCGGCGCGCGGCCCCAGCCGCGTGCTGAAGCCGTCGCACAGCATCCGCAGCACCGTGTCGAAGCGCTCGCGCGGCAACGTCGCGTACGGCCAGGCGCCGCGCACCAGCGCGTACAGCGCGTCCTCGTCCCATTCCTGGCAGGCGACCTCGGCGACCAGTTGCTGCGCCAGCACGTCCAGCGGCGCATCGAGCATGCGCAGCGCATCCAGTTCACCGCGGCGCACGCAGTCGAGCAGTGCCGCGCATTCGACCAGGTCGTCGCGCGACTGCGGGAACAGCCGCGCCTTCGGCGTGCCGCCGACGGCGTGGCCGGAACGCCCGGCGCGCTGCAGGAAACTGGCGATCGAGCGCGGCGAGCCGAGCTGACACACCAGGTCCACGTCGCCGATGTCCAGACCCAGTTCCAGCGAGGCGGTGGCGACCAGCACCTGCAGCTGGCCGGCCTTGAGCCGCTGCTCGGCGAGCAGCCGCGCCTCGCGCGCGAGGCTGCCGTGGTGCGCCGCCACCGCGTCGTTGCCGAGCAGCTCGGCCAGGTGCCGCGCGGTGCGTTCGGCCATGCGCCGGGTGTTGACGAACACCAGCGTGGTGCGATGCGCGCGCACCAACTCGGCCAGTCGCGCGTATACCTGCTGCCATTGATCGTTGGACATGGTCACGCTGAGCGGCGTCGGCGGCAGCTCCAGCGCCAGATCGCGGGCACGCGCATAGCCGATGTCGACGATCGCGCAATCCGGTTGCCCGGCATGCACCGCCGCGCTGCCGACCAGGAAGCGCGCGACCGCATCGATCGGCTTCTGCGTCGCCGACAGGCCGATGCGCAGCGGCGGCGTCGCGCACAGCTGCTGCAGGCGCTGCAACGACAGCGCCAGATGGCTGCCGCGCTTGTTCGCGGCCAGCGCGTGGATCTCGTCGACGATCACCGTGCGCACATGGCGCAGCGCGTCGCGCCCGGATGCCGAACCGAGCAGTACGTACAGCGACTCGGGCGTGGTCACCAGCACGTGCGGCGGGCGCCGCCGCGCCTGCGCGCGTTCGCGCTGCGGCGTGTCGCCGGTGCGCACCGCGGTACGGATCTCCACATCGGGCAGGCCCAGCGCGGCCAGCTCGGCGCGGATGCCGGCCAGCGGCGCCTCGAGATTGAGCTGGATATCGTTTGAAAGCGCTTTCAGCGGCGACACATACAGCACCTGGGTGCGGTCGGCGAGCCCGCCATCGCGCAGGCCTTCACGCAGCAGCGCATCGAGCGCGGCGAGAAACGCGGTGAGGGTCTTGCCGGAGCCGGTGGGCGCCGCCACCAAGGTGTGCCGCCCGTCCTGGATCGCCGGCCATGCAGCCAGCTGCGCAGGCGTCGGCGCGGCAAAACAGCGCTCGAACCAGCGGGCGACGGCAGGATGGAAGCGTGCTTGCACGAACGACATGCGGTCTCCGGCGACGCAGCGTCGCGATCGAATGCATTGCGGGCGAAACGAGGGGGTGTCCCGATTGTCCTCGGTACGACAATCGAGTCAATCGCGTCGGGAAAACATGGTGACGTTACCAACGCAGATCAAGCGCAGCTGCGCGGGACAGCTGTTTTCAAGGGATTTTCGGTTAATGATTCAGTGAAAGCCAAGCTGTCTACCACGTACCCCGACATGCGTTGTTATGTTGTCGATGCCGTCACGCCAGCGCATCCAGAGTTTGCGCAACGAACGTGAAATCGCTTCGGGGAGCCTTGCATGCAGCATGGCAGCATGATCGAACAACCGCGCCGGTACCGGCGCCGCCACGCCGCCGCGGCGCGTGACTGCGCGTACGCCGTGGTATTGCGCAACGCGCGCATGCTCGGCGATGGCCGTGTGCGACAGCGCAGCGCAAGGTGCGTGCGCGGCACCGGCGCACAACGGGGCAACGTCCGCACCGACGTCGATTGCAGCTTCACCGCTTCCACTCGCTCGCCCTCGGCGGCGTGGCGATTCAACGTCGACTCCACCGCTTCACTTCCCTAGCCAGACCTTTTCACTTCCCTAGCCAAGGAGCATCACCAATGGCACACAGCAGCTCGAATGTTTCCACCGCCCACTGGGTGCAGCGCGTCAACGACAGCAGCGATGCGCTGGAGCTCACGCCCAGCGTGTTCGAACGCGACGACCCGGTGTCCATCGCCCGTTCGCTCAAGCACTCCGCCGACCAGAGCGCGCGGCGCCGCACCGGTCCCTACCGCTCGGCGATGTCGATGCTGACCTTCTACATCAACCGCGCCGGCAAGCAGCTGCCGGCCCAGCGCCGCGAGGTGCTGGAACAGGCCAAGGACGAACTGCGCAGCCTGTACGGCAAGCCGCGCCGGGGCACCGCGGGCTGAGCGCCGCGACGCGGCATTCGGGGGCGCAGCGTGATGCGCACGGCAGTTCCGTGCTTCGCTAGCGCCCCCCGGCGCGTTGCGTTTGCCCTGCGCCGAAGCATGGGCGCATGATCGCGACATGATCAAGGAACCCGACGTTTCGGACTGGGTCCAGCGCCCTGCCGATACCGCTGCCGACCCTGGCTCCGTCGCCTCGGCGATGAGCGAGGATGCACTGCTGCTGTCGCGGATCATCCTCGCCCAGGGCGAGATCGCCGCTGCCGGCAGCGATCCGCTGCAGGTGGTCGACGTGGTGACCCGCCGCGCGCAGGAGCTAACCCGCTCCAACGGCGCGGTGGTGGAGATGTGCGACGGCAACGACATGCTGTACTGGTCGGCCAGCGGTACCGCCGAACGGCACCTGGGCCTGCGCCTGCCCAGCAACGGCAGCCTGTCCGGACTGTGCATGCGCAGCGGCAAGGTGCTGCAGTGCGACGATTCCGAGCAGGACCCGCGGGTCAATCTCGAGGCGTGCCGCAAGGTCGGCCTGCGTTCGATGCTGGTGGTGCCGCTCAGCTATGGCGATCGCGGCATCGGCGTGCTCAAGGTGATGTCGCCCTACCCCTGCAGCTACACCCCGCAGGACGTGCGTACGTTGGAAATGCTGGCGACCCTGGTCGGCGCGACGCTGGCATTGGCGATGGACCGCGCCGCGCTGCAGACCGATATCGCGCGCCGCCAGAACGCGGAAAAGCATGCGTTCCGCGAGAAGGCGGCGATCGCCACGCGCATCCGCGAGGTGGTCGCCAACGAACGCCTGCAGATCGTGACCCAGCCGGTGCTGGCGCTTTCCACGCAGCGCATCGTCGGCGTGGAAGCCTTGTCGCGGTTCCCGTCCCATCCCGGCCTGGCGCCGCTGCGCTGGTTCGACGACGCGAGCAAGGTCGGGCTGGCGCTGGAGCTGGAGCTGACCGCGGTGCGCAAGGCGCTGCCGTTGCTGGCGCAATTGCCCGCGCCGCTGTACCTGGCGCTCAACGTCTCCGCGCAGACCCTGCTGCACCCGCAGCTGGAGGCGCTGCTGCACGGCCACGACCTGTCGCGGGTGGTGCTGGAGATCACCGAGCAGTTGCAGGCGCCGGACTATCCGCGCCTGTCCGAGCATATCGGCGCGCTGCAGCGGCAAGGCCTGCGCGTCGCGCTGGACGACGCCGGCACCGGCTTCGCCAGCCTGCGCCACCTGCTGCACCTGTCGCCTGACATCATCAAGCTGGACCTGACCCTGACCCGCGGCATCGACGCCGAACCGCGGCGCCAGCGGCTGGCGCTGGCGATCCTGTCCTTCGCCGCCGAGACCGACGCCAGCGTCATCGTCGAGGGCATCGAGACCGAGAGCGAACTGGCCACGCTGCAGGCGCTGGGCGCGCGCTACGGGCAAGGCTACCAACTGGCGCATCCGGGGCCGCTGTCGGCGCACCTGGCGCGCTATCCGGCAATCGGCGACGCGGCGGACTGAGTTCTTGCGATAGATTTCTGTAGGAGCGGCTTCAGCCGCGACCGGGCCTTCTTCGGAACGCTCCTGTCGCGGCTGAAGCCGCTCCTACACGGGCATCGCGGTGTTCGCGGCATTGCGACCGCTCGCGGCGCGCTTCCTACGCAAACGCCGCCCATGAAAAAAGCGGGCCGAAGCCCGCTTTTTCCTTGGTGCAGCGCGGGATGCGGACGGCTTACTCGGCCGACACGCCCTCGCCTTCTTCCACGGCCTTCATCGACAGGCGGATGCGGCCCTGCTTGTCGACTTCCAGCACCTTGACCTTGACCAGATCGCCTTCCTTCAACACGTCGCTGACCTTCTCGACGCGGTCGCTGGAGATCTGCGACACGTGCACCAGGCCGTCCTTGCCCGGCAGGATGGTGACGAACGCGCCGAAGTCCATGATCTTGGCGACCTTGCCTTCGTAGATGCGGCCCGGCTCCACGTCCGAGGTGATCTGCTCGATGCGCGCCTTGGCGGCCTGCGCAGCGATCGCGTTGACCGAGGCGATGACGATGGTGCCGTCGTCTTGGATGTCGATCTGGGTGCCGGTTTCCTTGGTGATCGCCTGGATGGTCGAGCCGCCCTTGCCGATCACTTCGCGGATCTTGTCCGGGTGGATCTTGATCGTCAGCAGGCGCGGCGCGTAGTCGCTCAGCTCCGAACGCGGGGTGGTCAGCGCGCTGGCCATCTCGCCGAGGATGTGCAGGCGGCCGGCCTTGGCCTGCGCCAGGGCCTGCTTCATGATCTCTTCGGTGATGCCTTCGATCTTGATATCCATCTGCAGCGCGGACACGCCTTCGGCGGTACCGGCGACCTTGAAGTCCATGTCGCCCAGGTGATCTTCGTCACCCAGGATGTCCGACAGCACCAC from Xanthomonas sp. DAR 34887 carries:
- a CDS encoding DEAD/DEAH box helicase; translation: MSFVQARFHPAVARWFERCFAAPTPAQLAAWPAIQDGRHTLVAAPTGSGKTLTAFLAALDALLREGLRDGGLADRTQVLYVSPLKALSNDIQLNLEAPLAGIRAELAALGLPDVEIRTAVRTGDTPQRERAQARRRPPHVLVTTPESLYVLLGSASGRDALRHVRTVIVDEIHALAANKRGSHLALSLQRLQQLCATPPLRIGLSATQKPIDAVARFLVGSAAVHAGQPDCAIVDIGYARARDLALELPPTPLSVTMSNDQWQQVYARLAELVRAHRTTLVFVNTRRMAERTARHLAELLGNDAVAAHHGSLAREARLLAEQRLKAGQLQVLVATASLELGLDIGDVDLVCQLGSPRSIASFLQRAGRSGHAVGGTPKARLFPQSRDDLVECAALLDCVRRGELDALRMLDAPLDVLAQQLVAEVACQEWDEDALYALVRGAWPYATLPRERFDTVLRMLCDGFSTRLGPRAGYLHRDAVHRRVRERRGARMAALTSGGTIPETGDYSVLLEPQAETIGTVNEDFAVESLSGDVFQLGNASYRILRVEPGRVRVEDARGAPPNIPFWLGEAPGRSDELSAGVSRLRAELERCLEQGGAAQALAWLQEEQALDAAAAQQLVDYLGRARTALGALPTQRCIVLERFFDDSGGTQLVIHSVYGSRINRAWGLALRKRFCRTFNFELQAAATEDAIVLSLSTRHSFALDEVARYLHASSALDVLVQALLDAPLFGVRWRWNATNALALPRFTGGRKVAPQLQRMKSEDLLATVFPDQVACAENLVGEREIPEHPLVAQTLHDCLHEAMDSDGWLQLLRGIEDGSVRVLARDLAAPSPLAAEALDARPYAFLDDAPLEERRTQAVHSRRYQDPDSADDLGRLDPEAIAAVREEAWPQPRSRDEMHEALVALGVLSDGEAAAQPAWSNWLAELAADARATRLQLGGDGDGIGLWVAAEALALIAPLYPQAAAQPRIAVPQGYAIDDWQRDHALRELLRARLSALGPVTAAALAAPLQMPLREVQAALLALQQDGYLLPGRFTAEASADEWCERHLLARIHRYTLGRLRREIEPVAPRDYARFLFRWQHLDGEGRVAGAEALASVLAQLEGFEAPAALWEADLLPARVRDYAPAWLDELCSAGRTLWTRLRPTAASAGGAGGTGSLRSTPILLLPRRSAAQWARLAPAAESGALGSRAQKVADYLGTHGASFFDEIADATRLLSTELEEALAELVAAGRIHCDSYAGLRALLVPASKRPSALSRRRRRVPLYGIQDAGRWALLRGAADAGDAVARGEALEHLARTLLRRYGVICWRLLEREAAWLPPWRELLRVYQRLEARGEIRGGRFISGLSGEQFALPEAIALLRQIRRQPHDGAWLCVAAADPANLLGSVLPGARVPRVPGARVLYRDGLPMATWVAERFELLQDLSATDAAAARQRLLESTGPGTREAIAAMLAGLR
- a CDS encoding DUF3175 domain-containing protein, encoding MAHSSSNVSTAHWVQRVNDSSDALELTPSVFERDDPVSIARSLKHSADQSARRRTGPYRSAMSMLTFYINRAGKQLPAQRREVLEQAKDELRSLYGKPRRGTAG
- a CDS encoding EAL domain-containing protein, with amino-acid sequence MIKEPDVSDWVQRPADTAADPGSVASAMSEDALLLSRIILAQGEIAAAGSDPLQVVDVVTRRAQELTRSNGAVVEMCDGNDMLYWSASGTAERHLGLRLPSNGSLSGLCMRSGKVLQCDDSEQDPRVNLEACRKVGLRSMLVVPLSYGDRGIGVLKVMSPYPCSYTPQDVRTLEMLATLVGATLALAMDRAALQTDIARRQNAEKHAFREKAAIATRIREVVANERLQIVTQPVLALSTQRIVGVEALSRFPSHPGLAPLRWFDDASKVGLALELELTAVRKALPLLAQLPAPLYLALNVSAQTLLHPQLEALLHGHDLSRVVLEITEQLQAPDYPRLSEHIGALQRQGLRVALDDAGTGFASLRHLLHLSPDIIKLDLTLTRGIDAEPRRQRLALAILSFAAETDASVIVEGIETESELATLQALGARYGQGYQLAHPGPLSAHLARYPAIGDAAD